One Paraburkholderia sp. HP33-1 genomic region harbors:
- a CDS encoding TetR/AcrR family transcriptional regulator has product MSPEKRQALLLSATQAVAEVGVQASTSSIARGAGVAEGTLFTYFENKEVLFQELYLHLKRSLAETVLPGYPHDADYRQRMEHVFQRYVSWGLANPAGRFAIARLSASGYVLDETRVQGMQAFLEVSRMMTDGVRDGVLVDAPIAFLSSLIEHIADSIIEYVQQYPKDAERHRQLGFCVLWRAITQ; this is encoded by the coding sequence TTGAGCCCGGAAAAACGACAGGCCCTGTTATTGTCTGCAACCCAGGCCGTAGCCGAAGTGGGGGTGCAGGCGAGCACTTCGAGCATTGCCCGGGGTGCAGGCGTGGCCGAGGGCACCTTGTTCACGTACTTCGAGAACAAGGAGGTGCTGTTCCAGGAGCTTTATCTGCATCTCAAGCGCAGTCTCGCGGAAACTGTGTTGCCGGGCTATCCGCACGATGCGGACTACAGGCAGCGCATGGAACACGTTTTCCAGCGCTACGTGAGCTGGGGGCTTGCCAATCCAGCGGGGCGGTTCGCCATCGCGCGGCTCTCGGCCTCGGGGTATGTATTGGACGAGACCAGGGTGCAGGGTATGCAGGCGTTTCTGGAAGTGTCGCGGATGATGACGGACGGGGTGCGGGATGGCGTGCTGGTGGATGCGCCGATCGCCTTTCTCTCATCGCTGATCGAGCACATTGCCGATTCGATCATTGAGTACGTGCAACAGTATCCCAAGGACGCCGAACGTCACCGGCAACTGGGATTTTGCGTGCTGTGGCGCGCCATCACGCAGTAA
- a CDS encoding alkene reductase, whose product MPTLFDPLQIGDITLPNRIIMAPLTRQRAEEIRVPNALMARYYAERASAGLILSEATSVTPQGIGYADTPGIWSQEQVEGWKLVTQAVHDAGGKIFLQLWHVGRISDPVFLNGELPVAPSAIAAGGHVSLVRPERPFVTPRALELDEIAGVVEAFRKGAENAKAAGFDGVEVHGANGYLLDQFLQDSTNKRTDAYGGPIENRARLLLEVTDACISVWGANRVGVHLAPRRDAHTMGDSDPAATFGYVARELGKRKIAFIAAREALGDDRLGPQLKQAFGGPYIANEKFTKESAQQVLDAGEADAVAWGQLYIANPDLVRRFAEDAPLNKPVPATYYARGEVGYTDYPALETV is encoded by the coding sequence ATGCCGACTCTTTTCGATCCGCTGCAAATTGGCGATATCACGCTGCCGAACCGCATCATCATGGCGCCGCTCACGCGTCAGCGCGCCGAGGAAATCCGCGTGCCGAACGCGCTGATGGCGCGCTACTACGCCGAACGCGCGAGCGCCGGCCTGATCCTCAGCGAAGCGACGTCGGTCACGCCCCAGGGCATCGGCTACGCCGACACGCCGGGCATCTGGTCGCAGGAGCAGGTCGAAGGCTGGAAGCTCGTCACCCAGGCCGTGCACGACGCGGGCGGCAAGATCTTCCTGCAACTGTGGCACGTCGGCCGCATTTCCGACCCGGTGTTCCTGAACGGCGAGCTGCCGGTCGCGCCGAGCGCGATCGCGGCCGGCGGTCACGTGAGCCTCGTGCGTCCCGAGCGCCCGTTCGTGACGCCGCGCGCGCTCGAACTCGATGAAATCGCCGGTGTCGTCGAAGCATTCCGTAAGGGCGCGGAAAACGCGAAGGCCGCGGGTTTCGACGGCGTCGAAGTGCACGGCGCGAACGGCTATCTGCTCGACCAGTTCCTGCAGGACAGCACCAACAAGCGTACCGATGCCTACGGCGGGCCGATCGAAAACCGCGCGCGTCTGCTGCTCGAAGTCACCGACGCGTGCATCAGCGTGTGGGGCGCTAACCGCGTCGGCGTGCATCTCGCGCCGCGCCGCGACGCACATACGATGGGCGACTCCGATCCGGCCGCGACGTTCGGCTATGTCGCGCGTGAACTGGGCAAGCGCAAGATCGCGTTTATCGCGGCACGCGAAGCGCTCGGCGACGACCGCCTCGGCCCACAGCTGAAGCAAGCGTTCGGCGGCCCGTACATCGCAAACGAGAAGTTCACGAAGGAAAGCGCGCAACAGGTACTCGACGCGGGCGAAGCGGATGCGGTGGCCTGGGGTCAGCTGTACATCGCGAATCCGGATCTGGTGCGCCGCTTCGCAGAAGATGCGCCGCTGAACAAGCCGGTTCCGGCGACGTACTACGCGCGCGGCGAAGTCGGCTACACCGATTATCCGGCGCTGGAAACGGTGTAA
- a CDS encoding ArsR/SmtB family transcription factor, producing the protein MTPDFDAIHKALANPVRREILGWLREPYAHFADQELPLDHGVCAGKIDARCGLSQSTVSAHLAALQRAGLVTSKRVGQWVFFKRNEPVIQAFLEYMNAKL; encoded by the coding sequence ATGACGCCCGATTTCGACGCGATCCACAAAGCGCTGGCCAACCCGGTCCGCCGGGAGATTCTCGGCTGGCTGCGCGAGCCGTACGCGCATTTTGCCGATCAGGAGCTGCCGCTCGACCACGGCGTGTGCGCGGGCAAGATCGACGCGCGCTGCGGCCTGTCGCAGTCCACCGTGTCGGCGCACCTCGCCGCGTTACAGCGCGCGGGGCTCGTCACGTCGAAACGGGTCGGTCAATGGGTGTTCTTCAAACGCAATGAGCCCGTCATTCAGGCGTTCCTCGAATACATGAACGCGAAGCTCTGA
- a CDS encoding SDR family NAD(P)-dependent oxidoreductase, translating into MSVQKWFITGASGGLGLALTEKVLAEGHSVVAAVRRVDAMQALKQKYPTQLVLEAVDLMNREQIQAAAARHPDVDVVVNNAGGAVIGAMEEMSEADIEQQIGLNLLAPVHVTRAFLPALRARKRGTFIYVSSVGGRGAFPSGSLYHAAKFGLEGFAEAVSQEIAEFGIKTIIIEPGSIKTGFVANIRWTEELDAYKDGAVGKLRRQVKAVGDEYASGDPVKMADAIYTISQMSQPPLRTVLGGDAYAVLEAGYTRSLSELQAQKDLAESVMFAGKAGFNPL; encoded by the coding sequence ATGTCCGTCCAGAAGTGGTTCATTACTGGCGCATCCGGCGGGCTGGGACTCGCTCTCACGGAAAAGGTGCTCGCCGAGGGGCATTCCGTCGTTGCGGCGGTTCGCCGGGTCGATGCGATGCAGGCGCTCAAACAGAAATATCCAACACAACTCGTGCTGGAGGCGGTCGATTTGATGAATCGCGAGCAGATTCAGGCCGCGGCGGCGCGCCATCCTGATGTCGACGTGGTCGTCAACAACGCGGGCGGCGCGGTGATCGGCGCCATGGAGGAGATGAGCGAAGCCGATATCGAGCAGCAGATCGGACTGAATCTGCTCGCGCCTGTTCATGTCACGCGCGCCTTCCTCCCTGCGTTGAGGGCGAGGAAACGCGGCACGTTCATCTACGTCAGCAGCGTAGGCGGACGGGGCGCCTTCCCGAGTGGCTCGCTGTACCACGCCGCGAAGTTCGGCCTCGAAGGTTTCGCCGAGGCGGTGAGCCAGGAAATCGCCGAGTTTGGCATCAAGACCATCATCATTGAACCGGGCTCCATCAAGACCGGCTTCGTGGCAAATATCCGCTGGACCGAGGAACTCGATGCTTACAAGGATGGTGCAGTCGGCAAGCTGCGTCGTCAGGTCAAGGCGGTCGGCGATGAATACGCATCGGGCGACCCCGTGAAAATGGCCGACGCCATCTATACGATCAGTCAGATGTCACAGCCGCCGCTGCGCACCGTCCTCGGCGGAGATGCCTATGCGGTGCTGGAGGCCGGCTATACCCGGAGTCTCTCGGAACTGCAGGCGCAAAAGGACCTCGCCGAATCCGTGATGTTCGCGGGCAAGGCAGGATTCAATCCACTGTGA
- a CDS encoding MarR family winged helix-turn-helix transcriptional regulator, with amino-acid sequence MSKSLPPVTPEELHSLAEDLRVLAGKLRRRLREESHVGDFTPSQVQVLNLLEREGPATVTALARAHGMRPQSMGETLAVLKAAGLVSGAPDPDDGRQTVLSLTPSFRKKVRASRAAREDWLFRTIQTRFTATEQQQLATGVGLLKRLVDL; translated from the coding sequence ATGAGCAAATCCCTTCCCCCGGTTACGCCGGAAGAACTTCATTCGCTGGCCGAAGATCTGCGCGTGCTGGCGGGTAAGCTGCGCCGGCGTCTGCGTGAAGAGTCGCATGTCGGCGACTTCACGCCGTCGCAGGTGCAGGTGCTGAACCTGCTGGAGCGCGAAGGCCCGGCCACGGTCACCGCGCTCGCGCGCGCGCACGGCATGCGTCCGCAATCGATGGGAGAAACGCTCGCAGTATTGAAAGCCGCTGGGCTCGTCAGCGGCGCGCCCGATCCTGACGACGGAAGGCAGACGGTTCTGTCGCTCACGCCTTCGTTTCGCAAGAAGGTCAGGGCGAGCCGCGCGGCGCGTGAAGACTGGCTGTTTCGCACGATTCAAACGCGCTTCACGGCGACCGAACAGCAACAACTCGCGACGGGCGTCGGTCTGCTGAAACGCCTCGTCGATCTGTAA
- a CDS encoding NAD-dependent epimerase/dehydratase family protein gives MRVVLIGATGMVGQGVLRACLKARDVTEIIVVGRRAPPGYEDPRLKVFVVPDLSRFDAADDAFANVDACFFCVGVSSFRMSEPEYRVVTYDLTLHLARQLLARSPGMTMVYVSGAGADSSERGKTMWARIRGETENALQRLPFRRVAIFRPSAIVPEDGIQSRTAIYRWMYVVLKPLLVLLRRLSPASILTTGIIGDAMLNVVRSGVPQPVLESADIYRLAAART, from the coding sequence ATGCGAGTAGTCCTGATCGGCGCAACGGGCATGGTTGGGCAGGGCGTATTGCGGGCGTGTCTCAAAGCCCGGGACGTCACCGAAATCATCGTGGTGGGCCGGCGCGCGCCGCCTGGCTACGAGGATCCGCGCCTAAAGGTCTTCGTCGTCCCCGACCTGAGTCGCTTCGACGCGGCAGACGATGCATTTGCCAACGTCGACGCATGCTTTTTCTGCGTCGGCGTCTCTTCTTTCCGCATGTCCGAGCCGGAATACCGCGTGGTGACCTACGACCTCACGCTTCATCTCGCGCGACAACTGCTTGCCCGCAGTCCAGGCATGACGATGGTGTATGTCTCGGGGGCCGGCGCGGACAGCAGCGAGCGGGGCAAGACGATGTGGGCCCGAATCCGTGGAGAAACGGAGAACGCGTTACAGCGGCTGCCGTTTCGGCGGGTGGCCATTTTCCGGCCCTCCGCGATCGTTCCCGAAGACGGGATCCAGTCGCGCACCGCCATTTACCGGTGGATGTATGTCGTGCTCAAGCCACTCCTGGTGCTGCTGCGGCGCCTGTCGCCCGCCAGCATACTGACCACCGGAATCATTGGCGACGCCATGCTGAATGTCGTGCGTTCAGGCGTGCCGCAACCCGTTCTCGAGTCTGCGGACATTTATCGATTGGCCGCTGCGCGTACGTGA
- a CDS encoding GNAT family N-acetyltransferase, whose protein sequence is MPHDPAITFRFAAPHEAETIRAIEFEAGLRFVSVGMTGVADAPPMAREIVERKIDAREIIVALDQQATCAGFVMFEPQPTRIYIQELDVLTSHAGRRIGAALIEEVARIARLRQLTQLVLSTYLDVPWNAPYYRRLGFRDLDTSELDAALLARRDAHIARGLDESKRVFMRRDLV, encoded by the coding sequence ATGCCGCACGATCCCGCCATCACCTTCCGTTTTGCCGCACCGCACGAGGCCGAAACGATTCGCGCAATCGAATTCGAAGCGGGTCTGCGTTTCGTCAGCGTCGGCATGACCGGCGTTGCCGACGCGCCGCCGATGGCGCGCGAGATCGTCGAGCGCAAGATCGACGCGCGCGAGATCATCGTCGCGCTCGACCAACAGGCGACCTGTGCGGGCTTCGTGATGTTCGAGCCGCAGCCCACGCGCATCTACATTCAGGAGCTCGATGTGCTGACCTCGCACGCGGGCAGGCGCATCGGCGCGGCATTGATCGAAGAGGTCGCTCGAATCGCGCGCCTGCGCCAACTGACGCAGCTCGTGCTGTCGACGTATCTCGACGTGCCGTGGAATGCGCCGTACTACCGGCGGCTCGGGTTTCGCGACCTCGACACGTCGGAGCTCGATGCAGCGTTGCTGGCGCGGCGCGACGCGCATATCGCGCGCGGGCTCGATGAATCGAAACGGGTGTTCATGCGGCGCGATCTCGTCTAG
- a CDS encoding SDR family NAD(P)-dependent oxidoreductase has product MSKVWLITGASRGLGRSLLEAALADGAQVMATARDAARFADLQTRYGERLATVELDVTNEQQAKEAVSEAVRRFGRLDVLVNNAGYGHIQPFEYVQPEDFRAQIETNLFGVVNLTRAAIPVMRAQGGGHIFQISSAGGRISTPGLSAYQAAKWAVGGFSDVVSKEVAPFGIRICTLEPGGMRTEWGHEARATLQHLPQDYEASLGDFKALIDAYVGHEVGDPERIAKLIVALASRATVPARLVLGSDAWQVVEAEELARRETMQSWKPVTLAADFGAVSPAWPSE; this is encoded by the coding sequence ATGTCTAAAGTCTGGTTGATTACGGGTGCGTCCCGAGGTTTGGGCCGCTCCCTTCTCGAGGCCGCATTGGCCGACGGCGCTCAGGTAATGGCGACGGCCCGCGATGCAGCGCGATTCGCAGATTTGCAGACGCGCTACGGCGAGCGCCTCGCTACGGTCGAACTGGATGTCACGAACGAACAGCAGGCGAAGGAGGCCGTTTCCGAGGCGGTGCGTCGCTTCGGCCGTCTGGACGTGCTGGTCAACAATGCGGGCTACGGCCACATTCAGCCATTCGAGTACGTACAACCCGAAGATTTTCGTGCGCAGATCGAGACCAATCTCTTTGGCGTGGTGAACCTGACTCGTGCGGCGATCCCGGTGATGCGCGCGCAGGGTGGTGGCCACATCTTTCAGATCTCATCGGCAGGCGGCCGCATCAGCACCCCGGGACTTTCGGCTTACCAGGCTGCGAAGTGGGCCGTAGGCGGATTCAGCGATGTCGTGAGCAAGGAAGTCGCGCCCTTCGGAATCCGCATCTGTACGCTCGAACCAGGCGGTATGCGCACCGAGTGGGGCCATGAGGCCCGCGCGACGCTGCAGCATCTGCCGCAAGACTACGAAGCATCGCTCGGGGACTTCAAGGCGCTCATCGATGCCTACGTCGGCCATGAAGTCGGTGATCCTGAGCGTATTGCGAAACTGATCGTGGCGCTCGCCTCGCGTGCAACGGTCCCCGCGCGCCTCGTGCTCGGCTCGGACGCCTGGCAGGTCGTCGAAGCCGAAGAACTGGCGCGCCGCGAGACGATGCAGTCATGGAAACCTGTGACCCTCGCTGCCGACTTCGGTGCGGTATCGCCTGCGTGGCCATCGGAGTGA
- a CDS encoding MFS transporter, whose translation MSTTFRSLRIFNYRVWASGAIVSNIGTWMQRTAQDWLVLTGLTHHNATAVGIVMSLQFGPQMLLLPLTGYTADHFDRRKLLFATQAAMGTLALALGLLTVTGLVQLWHVYVFAGLLGCVTAFDSPARQTFVSDLVGERDLANAVALNSTSFNAARMLGPAVAGLLIASVGSGWVFLINALSFVAVLGALRMLRLDQLHIKPRNVRSRGSFVEGFKYVWTRPDLKAALLMLFLIGTFGLNFPIFISTMSVTAFRAGAGEYGVLSSTMAIGSVTGALLAARRARPTMALLLGAGAMFGVGCTAAALMPNYVLFGIVLIAIGVSTQTFTTSTNSLVQLTTEPAMRGRVIAILLAIALGGTPLGAPVVGWVADRFGPRWALGVGAASGFGAALVGLVYLMRCRQLRFHREGWRLRYSIEDPRPVTTTVIADSAATVQRGELDEAEEDTASSV comes from the coding sequence GTGAGCACCACGTTCCGTTCGCTGCGCATTTTCAACTACCGCGTCTGGGCGAGCGGCGCGATCGTCTCGAACATCGGCACGTGGATGCAGCGAACGGCGCAGGACTGGCTCGTGCTCACCGGGCTCACGCATCACAACGCGACGGCAGTGGGCATCGTGATGTCACTGCAGTTCGGGCCGCAGATGCTGTTGCTGCCTCTCACCGGCTACACGGCCGATCACTTCGATCGCCGCAAGCTGCTGTTCGCGACGCAGGCGGCAATGGGCACGCTGGCGCTCGCGCTCGGTCTGCTCACCGTCACCGGGCTTGTGCAGCTCTGGCACGTCTATGTGTTCGCGGGGCTGCTCGGCTGCGTGACCGCGTTCGATTCCCCCGCGCGCCAGACCTTCGTGTCCGACCTCGTCGGCGAACGCGATCTCGCCAATGCGGTCGCGCTGAACTCCACGTCGTTCAACGCCGCGCGCATGCTCGGGCCGGCGGTCGCGGGTCTCCTGATCGCCTCGGTCGGCAGCGGCTGGGTGTTCCTGATCAACGCGTTGTCGTTCGTCGCCGTGCTCGGCGCGTTGCGCATGCTGCGGCTCGACCAGCTGCATATCAAGCCGCGCAATGTGCGCTCGCGGGGCAGTTTCGTCGAAGGCTTCAAATACGTCTGGACGCGCCCCGATCTGAAAGCGGCGCTCCTGATGCTGTTCCTGATCGGCACCTTCGGCCTGAACTTCCCGATCTTCATCTCCACGATGTCCGTCACCGCGTTCCGTGCGGGCGCGGGCGAGTACGGCGTGCTCAGTTCAACGATGGCGATCGGCTCGGTCACCGGCGCCCTGCTCGCGGCGCGCCGCGCGCGGCCCACGATGGCGCTACTGCTCGGTGCCGGCGCGATGTTCGGCGTCGGCTGCACGGCGGCCGCGCTGATGCCGAACTATGTGCTGTTCGGCATCGTGCTGATCGCGATCGGCGTGTCGACGCAGACTTTCACCACCTCGACGAATAGCCTCGTGCAACTGACCACCGAGCCTGCGATGCGCGGCCGCGTCATCGCGATTCTGCTGGCGATCGCGCTCGGCGGCACACCGCTCGGCGCGCCGGTGGTCGGCTGGGTCGCCGACCGTTTCGGCCCGCGCTGGGCGCTAGGCGTCGGCGCGGCATCGGGCTTCGGCGCGGCGCTCGTCGGTCTCGTCTATCTGATGCGATGCCGGCAACTGCGTTTCCATCGCGAAGGCTGGCGCCTGCGTTACAGCATCGAGGACCCACGGCCAGTCACGACCACGGTCATTGCGGACTCCGCAGCAACGGTTCAGCGCGGCGAGCTGGACGAGGCGGAAGAGGATACGGCTTCGAGCGTATGA
- a CDS encoding VTT domain-containing protein: MNLMNVLQIALHLDQHLSALIVQFGTAIYALLFVVVFVEYGFLPLFFLPGDPLIFICGALAATGALNVWIIAPVLFVATVGGSIVGYGIGRAVGDKVYTRNYYWLNRDALRRAHAFSETRGRLTFLLSPFIAVVRTFAPFAAGVSRMTSSRFVAFVTAGAALWVVSLIAAGYLFGNVPVVREHLSSLVLLGLALGGAMLAGGAIWRFFNRRMRAR; encoded by the coding sequence ATGAACCTGATGAATGTGCTGCAGATCGCGCTGCACCTGGACCAGCATCTGAGCGCGCTGATCGTGCAATTCGGCACGGCAATCTACGCACTGCTGTTCGTCGTCGTGTTCGTCGAATACGGCTTCCTGCCGCTGTTCTTCCTGCCCGGCGATCCGCTGATCTTCATCTGCGGCGCGCTCGCGGCCACGGGCGCATTGAACGTGTGGATCATAGCGCCCGTACTGTTCGTCGCGACGGTGGGCGGCAGCATCGTCGGCTATGGGATCGGCCGGGCGGTCGGCGACAAGGTCTATACCCGCAACTACTACTGGCTCAACCGCGACGCGCTGCGCCGTGCACACGCGTTCAGCGAGACGCGCGGCCGCCTGACCTTCCTGCTGTCGCCGTTCATCGCCGTGGTGCGCACCTTCGCGCCGTTCGCCGCGGGCGTGTCGCGCATGACGTCCTCGCGCTTCGTCGCGTTCGTCACCGCGGGCGCGGCGCTCTGGGTCGTGTCGCTGATCGCGGCCGGCTATCTGTTCGGCAACGTGCCGGTGGTGCGCGAGCACCTGAGTTCGCTGGTGCTGCTGGGCCTCGCGCTCGGTGGCGCGATGCTGGCCGGCGGCGCGATATGGCGCTTTTTCAACCGGCGGATGCGGGCACGGTGA
- a CDS encoding LysR family transcriptional regulator encodes MQNQNALTATNESFLRDLQLFCHIARRGSFVAASTEMGLSPSHVSKRIAMLEAGLGVKLFQRTTRRVSVTSDGEAALQWAQKILDDVQGMADAFADRRTELSGLLRISTSLRLGRKHVSPILAMLRERHPNLEIWLELLDRRADVVGENFDIDVRVGDVQEPHLIAHKMVESARILCASPAYVERRGAPVELNDLTGHDCLLFRGRDDRFGVWRLTGPDGEKTVKVTGTVASNLSDIVVQWARDGYGIVMVSIWDVAGSLRAGELVRVLPDYQQSADVWAVTAERLSSSARIQVCIEFLREQLTRGPYALVTRGVGGF; translated from the coding sequence ATGCAAAATCAGAATGCGCTCACAGCCACGAATGAATCGTTCCTGCGTGATCTGCAGCTGTTCTGTCATATTGCGCGGCGCGGCAGTTTTGTCGCGGCGTCGACGGAGATGGGGCTGTCGCCGTCGCATGTGAGCAAGCGCATCGCGATGCTCGAAGCTGGTCTCGGCGTCAAGCTGTTTCAGCGCACCACGCGCCGCGTCAGTGTGACGAGCGACGGCGAAGCCGCCCTGCAGTGGGCGCAAAAAATTCTCGACGACGTGCAGGGCATGGCCGACGCGTTCGCCGATCGCCGCACCGAGCTGAGCGGTCTGCTGCGCATCAGCACGAGCTTGCGGCTCGGCCGCAAGCACGTATCGCCGATTCTCGCGATGCTGCGCGAGCGCCACCCGAACCTCGAAATCTGGCTCGAACTGCTGGATCGGCGCGCGGATGTCGTCGGCGAGAACTTCGACATCGACGTTCGCGTCGGCGACGTGCAGGAGCCGCATCTGATCGCGCACAAGATGGTCGAGAGCGCGCGCATTCTGTGTGCGTCGCCGGCTTACGTCGAACGGCGCGGCGCGCCCGTCGAACTCAACGATCTGACCGGCCACGATTGCCTGCTGTTTCGCGGCCGCGACGACCGCTTCGGCGTCTGGCGTCTCACCGGGCCGGATGGAGAAAAGACCGTGAAGGTGACGGGCACGGTCGCGTCGAATCTGAGCGACATCGTCGTGCAGTGGGCGAGGGACGGCTACGGCATCGTGATGGTGTCGATCTGGGACGTGGCCGGGAGCCTGCGTGCGGGCGAACTCGTGCGCGTGCTGCCCGACTATCAGCAGTCCGCCGACGTGTGGGCCGTGACGGCCGAGCGCTTGTCGTCGTCCGCGCGGATTCAGGTGTGCATCGAGTTTCTCAGGGAGCAGCTGACGCGCGGGCCGTATGCGCTGGTGACGCGCGGCGTGGGCGGATTCTGA
- a CDS encoding sigma-70 family RNA polymerase sigma factor produces MDSDGLARLMTDLRPRLHRYCTRMVGSAFDGEDVVQDALTSAIQAFPAAGDIQHPESWLLRIAHNAALDTLRRRKREGLMESGEALSNLVDHGAQADARVAAAASLANFMHLSTIQRSTVVLTDVLGYSLAETADLLGVSLSAVKAALHRGRGRLQELLATPDYSMPGLSEADRERLRSYTDRFNARDFDALRDLLSEEVRLDLVNRTRLAGRKDVSVYFTRYEQNLNCRLAVGCAEGRPVLLASDPTVATADIAYVIVLDWAEDRIVAIRDFRYAPYVMESLVVQRV; encoded by the coding sequence GTGGATTCGGACGGATTGGCACGCTTGATGACAGACCTGCGCCCTCGCCTGCACCGCTATTGCACGCGCATGGTCGGGTCGGCTTTCGATGGAGAAGATGTCGTTCAGGACGCGCTGACCAGTGCTATCCAGGCTTTCCCGGCCGCCGGAGACATTCAGCATCCGGAGAGCTGGTTGTTGCGCATCGCTCACAACGCTGCGCTGGACACCCTGCGCCGCCGCAAGCGCGAGGGCCTGATGGAATCTGGCGAAGCGCTTTCGAATCTGGTCGATCACGGAGCGCAGGCCGATGCGAGAGTTGCGGCGGCGGCCAGTCTCGCGAATTTCATGCATCTCTCGACCATCCAGCGCTCGACCGTGGTCCTGACGGATGTCCTCGGCTACTCGCTCGCCGAGACGGCTGACCTGCTCGGCGTCAGCCTTTCCGCCGTCAAGGCGGCGTTGCACCGTGGCCGGGGGCGGTTGCAGGAACTCCTCGCAACGCCGGACTATTCGATGCCTGGCTTGAGCGAGGCCGATCGCGAGCGTCTGCGCAGCTATACCGACCGATTCAACGCCCGCGACTTCGACGCGCTTCGCGATCTGCTCTCCGAGGAAGTGCGGCTCGATCTCGTCAACCGGACCCGCCTTGCCGGGCGCAAGGACGTGTCGGTCTATTTCACGCGTTACGAGCAGAACCTCAATTGCCGGCTGGCTGTGGGCTGCGCGGAGGGGCGGCCGGTCCTGCTCGCCAGTGACCCGACGGTGGCCACCGCCGATATCGCGTACGTGATCGTGCTCGACTGGGCTGAAGATCGCATCGTCGCCATCCGCGACTTCCGGTACGCGCCTTACGTGATGGAAAGTCTCGTCGTGCAACGCGTATGA
- a CDS encoding isochorismatase family protein, giving the protein MALTTLDARTALVVIDLQRGIVALPTAHPAGEVVERSVRLLDAFRRHGLPVVLVNVAGGAPGRADQGRHTGDFPPGFTDLLPELKQQASDHLVTKRTWGAFTNTDLAAYLQQQGVTQVVLAGIATSIGIESTARFASELGLNVTLVVDAMTDLHADAHTNSITRIFPRLGETGTTQELLDLLESSRA; this is encoded by the coding sequence ATGGCACTCACCACTCTCGACGCCCGGACCGCACTGGTCGTCATCGATCTGCAGCGCGGCATCGTCGCATTGCCAACCGCCCATCCGGCCGGCGAAGTCGTCGAGCGCTCGGTTAGGCTGCTCGACGCGTTCCGCCGCCACGGCCTGCCCGTCGTGCTCGTGAACGTCGCCGGCGGCGCACCGGGCCGCGCCGACCAGGGCCGCCACACCGGCGACTTCCCGCCCGGCTTCACCGATCTGCTGCCCGAGCTCAAACAGCAGGCGTCGGACCATCTGGTCACGAAGCGCACCTGGGGCGCCTTCACCAACACCGATCTCGCCGCGTATCTGCAGCAGCAAGGCGTCACGCAAGTGGTGCTCGCCGGTATCGCGACCAGCATCGGCATCGAATCGACCGCGCGCTTCGCGAGCGAACTCGGCCTGAACGTCACGCTGGTCGTCGACGCGATGACCGATCTGCACGCCGACGCGCACACCAACAGCATCACGCGCATCTTCCCGCGCCTCGGCGAGACCGGCACGACGCAGGAACTGCTCGATCTGCTCGAAAGCTCGAGGGCTTGA